Genomic DNA from Paenibacillus sp. MBLB1832:
GAAACCAACGAAAGCTCCGTCAGCAGAAATAGTAAAAGCGAATACATCCATTATCAAAGATATTTTGACAAATTTATCGGGCAGCCAAAATTTCATCAAAATCAGCTTTGCTTTTGAAATGGAAAACACGAAAGCGAAAGGCGAATTCGACAGCCTGCTTGATTCCGCTGTAAAAGGAACGATCGTTCAAGTTTTAGGCGATATGACGAAGGAACAAATTGAAGGAAGCAAAGGGTCCGATAGTTTAACTTCGACTATTATGAACAAACTAAACCCATTGCTGCATGAAGGTAAAATCAAACAAATTTGGATAACTGATAAAGTCCTACAGTAACTCAATGAATGATTTTGCTTAAAGGAGGTGACTCGAATGGTTGATGTTTTATCGCAAAATGAGATCGATGCCTTATTAGCTGCTTTATCCTCTGGCGAAATGGATGCAGATGAGCTGAAGAAGGAGGAAACACAGAAGAAGGTAAGGGCTTATGATTTTAAGAGAGCCGTGCGCTTCTCGAAGGATCATATTCGGAGCTTAACTCGGATTCATGAAAATTTTGCGCGATTTTTAACGACGTATTTCTCAGCACAGCTGCGCACATTCGTACAAATTAATGTTGTCCAGGTTGAACAGCTACCCTATGATGAATTTATTCGTTCGATCCCGAAAATGACCATTTTGAACATCTTTGAAGCAGAGCCTTTAGAGGGTCGAATGGTACTTGAGGTTCATCCCAATGTTGCTTTCGCTATGTTGGATCGATTACTTGGTGGGGCAGGTACAACTCCAACCAAAATTAATGCGTTAACCGAGATTGAAACCATCGTTATGGAAAGAATCTTCAGCAGAGCTTTTGACAGCTTGCAAGAAGCTTGGAAAACCGTCATCGATATACAGCCTCGATTAGAGGCACTCGAAACGAATCCGCAATTTATGCAGATTGTTTCGCCGAATGAAACGATTGCCTTGATTTCGTTAAGCACGAAAATCGGGGATACCACGGGAATGATTAATTTATGTATTCCCCACGTGGTCATTGAACCAATCATGCCTCGTCTTTCCGTGCATCACTGGTTTGTTTCACAGAAGAAGACGAGAGCTCCTGAGGAAGTGGAAGCACTTCAATCGCGCTTGGAAAAAACCAAGTTGCCTCTAATTGCAGAACTGGGATCGTCTGAGATATCAATCCGAGATTTCCTTGGTTTGACAACAGGTGATGTAATCCCGCTGCATAAATCCGTCGAAGATTCGCTTTTAGTCAGAGTAGGCGAGAAGCTGAAATATCTCGGAAGCCCGGGTACTGTAAAAGGGAAGATGGCTGTACAGATTACAGAAATCGTGAATGAAGGAGAAGAAGACTATGATGAATAACAGAGATTATTTATCGCAGGAAGAGATTGATGCTTTATTACGACAGTCGTCCGAAGAAAGCTCGACATCTTCTTTTCATGGGCCTCCACAAGTGGAAGATTTTTTATCACCGCTTGAGCAGGATGCACTTGGTGAGATTGGTAACATCACCTTTGGCAGCGCGGCGACAGCTTTGTCTACATTACTTGGCAAAAAAGTCGACATTACGACGCCCAAGGTTTCTGTCATCGGCAAAGAAGAGTTGGAAGAACAATTTCCAAAACCTCACGTTGCTGTACATGTCAATTATGTAGATGGCTTTGATGGCATCAATTTGTTAGTCATCAAAACGCGCGATGCTCAAGTCATTGCGGATCTCATGATGGGTGGAGATGGCACTGGCGGGGATGAAAATCTAAGTGAAATTCATATCAGTGCGGTGCAGGAAGCGATGAATCAAATGATGGGATCATCCGCGACATCGATGTCTACCATCTTTAATCGATTTGTCAATATCTCTCCACCAGGAATCGACATATTAAATTTGTCGAAAGGAGAAGGAAAACTGCCAGATGAGGACGTATTTATTAAGATATCGTTCCGACTTGCGATTGGCGACCTTATTGATTCCAATATCATGCAGTTATTACCTGTTCCTTTCGCCAAAGAAATGGTTTCAATCCTTATGGGTGGTGGTGAGACAGAGGCAGCGATGGAAGTTGCTCCTGCTGCGCAAGCGCCTGCTCCAGTAGCAGCACCGGTGCAAGAAGCGCCTAAAGCGCAACCAGCACCTGTGTATGAGCAACCTTTGTACCAACAGCCAGTGTATGAACAGCCGATGTATCAGCAGCCTCCTCCTATGGGGCAGCCGATGTATCCGCCACAACAACCGATGTATGCGCAGCCTCCAGCTGCTTTTGGTGGAATGCCTAATCGTAATGTGAATGTTCAACCTGTACAGTTTGGTAATTTACAGTCTGGTTCATTTACACAAGCAGATGATACGAATTTGAACCTATTGTTAGACATTCCTCTTAAGGTAACCGTCGAGCTAGGTAGGACAAATAAGGTGATTAAGGACATCTTAGAATTGTCTCAGGGTTCGATCATTGAATTGGACAAGCTTGCTGGTGAGCCCGTAGATATTTTGGTTAACAATAAGCTTATTGCCAAGGGTGAAGTTGTAGTCATCGATGAGAATTTTGGGGTTCGTGTTACGGACATTGTGAATCAATGGGAACGAATCCAAAAATTACAATAATTTAATTCTAGGGGGATTTTTTCAATGGCTAACCGTATTCTTATTGTGGATGATGCAGCTTTTATGAGAATGATGATTCGTGATATTTTATCTAAAAATGGGTATGAAGTTTGTGGCGAAGCGAATGATGGCGCACAAGCTATCGAAAAATATAAAGAATTGAAACCTGATCTCATCACAATGGATATCACAATGCCAGAGATGGACGGAATTCAAGCTTTGAAAGAAATTAAGAAAATCGAGCCAAATGCAAAAGTGATTATGTGTTCCGCGATGGGGCAACAAGCGATGGTTATCGACGCTATCCAAGCTGGAGCAAAGGATTTCATTGTGAAGCCTTTCCAAGCTGACCGTGTTATTGAAGCAATTAAAAAGACTCTAGGTTAAACCGTCCACATTCGGTTGAGTCTTACATAAACCGAAAGGGTTGTTCTTATGAAAAGACGTCAATCGAAACTGGTTATAGGTGCACTAAGTTTATATTCGCTTTTAGCAACTACACAATTCGTCCATGCGGATACGGATTCGAGTACAGACTCTACCATCGTGGACTATCCAGGATCAACGAGTTCAATGGATTCCTTCTTCATGGTGGCAAAAGTTATTTCTGTGCTTGTTCTCATTATTGGACTCTTCCTAGTACTTATGAGATATCTCGCGAAGAAAAATAAAGGTTCACTGTTCGGGAACTCGATCCGATCGATAGGTGGAGTTCCCCTGGGCCCCAATAAATCGATTCAAATTGTTGAAATTGGGCACTCGCTCTTCGTAGTTGGCGTTGGTGAAAATATTCAATTGCTGGATAAAATCATTGACGCCGATGAAGTTGCGTATATCACTGAGCTTTTACAATCCTCACAAGATGAACGAATGGGGATAGCCTCTCTGAGTAAATGGATCAGTAAGCTTCCATCTAGGAAAACTGTCGTTGAGGAAGAGGTAGAACTGACTTCATCATTTCAACAGGTGTTCCATGATAAATTGAAGAGAGTTACAGATCGAAACAAGAATGTGGAAG
This window encodes:
- a CDS encoding flagellar basal body-associated FliL family protein, producing MFKNKIFILIVSILIAVTLILTAAFVLWNFMEKNSQSKDPAVQAQNAAASVKPTKAPSAEIVKANTSIIKDILTNLSGSQNFIKISFAFEMENTKAKGEFDSLLDSAVKGTIVQVLGDMTKEQIEGSKGSDSLTSTIMNKLNPLLHEGKIKQIWITDKVLQ
- the fliM gene encoding flagellar motor switch protein FliM, which encodes MVDVLSQNEIDALLAALSSGEMDADELKKEETQKKVRAYDFKRAVRFSKDHIRSLTRIHENFARFLTTYFSAQLRTFVQINVVQVEQLPYDEFIRSIPKMTILNIFEAEPLEGRMVLEVHPNVAFAMLDRLLGGAGTTPTKINALTEIETIVMERIFSRAFDSLQEAWKTVIDIQPRLEALETNPQFMQIVSPNETIALISLSTKIGDTTGMINLCIPHVVIEPIMPRLSVHHWFVSQKKTRAPEEVEALQSRLEKTKLPLIAELGSSEISIRDFLGLTTGDVIPLHKSVEDSLLVRVGEKLKYLGSPGTVKGKMAVQITEIVNEGEEDYDE
- the fliY gene encoding flagellar motor switch phosphatase FliY, with the protein product MNNRDYLSQEEIDALLRQSSEESSTSSFHGPPQVEDFLSPLEQDALGEIGNITFGSAATALSTLLGKKVDITTPKVSVIGKEELEEQFPKPHVAVHVNYVDGFDGINLLVIKTRDAQVIADLMMGGDGTGGDENLSEIHISAVQEAMNQMMGSSATSMSTIFNRFVNISPPGIDILNLSKGEGKLPDEDVFIKISFRLAIGDLIDSNIMQLLPVPFAKEMVSILMGGGETEAAMEVAPAAQAPAPVAAPVQEAPKAQPAPVYEQPLYQQPVYEQPMYQQPPPMGQPMYPPQQPMYAQPPAAFGGMPNRNVNVQPVQFGNLQSGSFTQADDTNLNLLLDIPLKVTVELGRTNKVIKDILELSQGSIIELDKLAGEPVDILVNNKLIAKGEVVVIDENFGVRVTDIVNQWERIQKLQ
- a CDS encoding response regulator, whose product is MANRILIVDDAAFMRMMIRDILSKNGYEVCGEANDGAQAIEKYKELKPDLITMDITMPEMDGIQALKEIKKIEPNAKVIMCSAMGQQAMVIDAIQAGAKDFIVKPFQADRVIEAIKKTLG
- a CDS encoding flagellar biosynthetic protein FliO translates to MKRRQSKLVIGALSLYSLLATTQFVHADTDSSTDSTIVDYPGSTSSMDSFFMVAKVISVLVLIIGLFLVLMRYLAKKNKGSLFGNSIRSIGGVPLGPNKSIQIVEIGHSLFVVGVGENIQLLDKIIDADEVAYITELLQSSQDERMGIASLSKWISKLPSRKTVVEEEVELTSSFQQVFHDKLKRVTDRNKNVEEWLSDQKQKDRLNEE